A region of Natribaculum luteum DNA encodes the following proteins:
- a CDS encoding helix-turn-helix domain-containing protein: MREFVFALEYDAGTNPVADVLEAYPDTTIRSLSCHVTEESLWRVDHASGSTAGLEALEAAYRESTYCADCLVKDDCGADCETQVLDRSDDTLVVYTYWDRTDVCESVPHLALEYLGEGLLFETYREGRRYRWRIVLANDAPIHDFFDALGDEVGHCAGMEMLRLTDLDPDRSREERPESLPKEQRDALRVAVERGYYETPRRIDLSELAEQLDVPRSTLSYRLRRAEAELATAFVDADDSLEALSPGL; the protein is encoded by the coding sequence ATGAGAGAGTTCGTCTTCGCCCTCGAGTACGACGCCGGAACGAACCCGGTCGCCGACGTCCTCGAGGCGTACCCCGACACGACGATCCGTTCGCTGTCGTGTCACGTCACCGAGGAGAGCCTCTGGCGAGTCGACCACGCGAGCGGCTCGACGGCGGGACTCGAGGCGCTCGAGGCCGCCTACCGCGAGTCGACCTACTGTGCAGACTGTCTCGTGAAAGACGACTGCGGGGCCGACTGCGAGACGCAGGTGCTCGATCGGTCGGACGACACGCTCGTCGTCTACACCTACTGGGACCGGACGGACGTCTGCGAGTCGGTCCCCCACCTCGCGCTCGAGTATCTCGGCGAGGGACTGCTGTTCGAGACCTACCGGGAGGGACGGCGCTATCGCTGGCGGATCGTCCTCGCGAACGACGCGCCGATTCACGACTTCTTCGACGCGCTCGGCGACGAAGTTGGGCACTGCGCGGGCATGGAGATGCTCCGGCTGACAGACCTCGACCCGGATCGCTCCCGCGAGGAGCGACCCGAGTCGCTCCCGAAAGAACAGCGCGACGCGCTGCGCGTCGCCGTCGAGCGCGGCTACTACGAGACGCCGCGACGGATCGACCTGTCGGAACTCGCCGAGCAACTGGACGTTCCGCGGTCGACGCTCTCCTACCGGCTGCGACGGGCGGAAGCCGAACTCGCGACGGCGTTCGTCGACGCCGACGACTCGCTCGAGGCGCTCTCGCCGGGTCTCTGA
- a CDS encoding L-aspartate oxidase, producing the protein MTDTSPSDHERPGGGVQIGDVERIVDDSTNGATRGDGPVEYEERSVPVLIVGAGAAGARVAIELAERGVESLVVGKRDHGDAHTTWAAGGVNAALGSRDDEDDWTIHAADTLKEGHFLNDPEAVELTAKHMPDRIRELAAWGTPFDRTDDGRIDQRYFGAQSYRRTCFVGDRTGEAMLETLIERVRELEVPYRENVMITRLLSDGRRVYGAVGFDMEDGHDLLFRTNHVVLAAGGFSALYDRHSSRADENNGDGPAMALEAGATLLDVEFVQFHPTGMVGARYGQEWDGRLVTEAVRGEGGRLYNVDGERFMERYSPDQMELDARDVVARAIAQELREDRGTENGGVYLDISHRDPEYVKERLPTMYERFQSLGVDITDAPMEIAPTAHYTMGGVDVDFRTGETGVGGLYAVGETVAGVHGANRLGGNSLAETVAIGKLVGEHVGDRVTEADDDPDLPDGQRALAEREFRALAALETADGDTTPQELLSDLGDLLWDHAGILRDEGSLEEGRRKLATLRDRTADLRVEGDRTSQSFEFAVDLAFSLTMADAILRAATERTESRGAHHRTDYPETDPSWRANLTITDDGTGMTLRRRGVAEPSDAVQEALEAGYELDYHHLE; encoded by the coding sequence ATGACAGACACGTCCCCAAGTGACCACGAAAGGCCCGGCGGCGGTGTGCAGATCGGCGACGTCGAGCGCATCGTCGATGATTCGACGAACGGAGCGACTCGAGGGGACGGTCCCGTCGAGTACGAGGAGCGATCGGTCCCGGTATTGATCGTCGGCGCGGGAGCGGCAGGTGCTCGAGTCGCCATCGAACTGGCCGAGCGCGGCGTCGAATCGCTGGTCGTCGGCAAGCGCGACCACGGCGACGCCCACACGACGTGGGCGGCCGGCGGCGTCAACGCCGCCCTCGGATCGCGCGACGACGAGGATGACTGGACGATCCACGCCGCGGACACCCTGAAGGAGGGACACTTCCTCAACGATCCCGAGGCCGTCGAACTGACCGCGAAACACATGCCCGACCGGATTCGCGAACTCGCGGCGTGGGGGACGCCGTTCGATCGTACAGACGACGGGCGGATCGACCAGCGATACTTCGGCGCGCAGTCGTACCGGCGCACCTGCTTCGTCGGCGACCGGACCGGCGAGGCGATGCTCGAGACGCTGATCGAGCGAGTCCGAGAACTCGAGGTACCCTACCGCGAGAACGTGATGATCACGCGGCTGCTGTCGGACGGTCGCCGCGTCTACGGTGCCGTCGGCTTCGACATGGAGGACGGCCACGATCTCCTGTTCCGGACGAACCACGTCGTGTTGGCCGCCGGCGGCTTCTCCGCGCTGTACGATCGCCACTCCTCGCGCGCCGACGAGAACAACGGCGACGGGCCAGCGATGGCGCTCGAGGCGGGGGCGACGCTGCTGGACGTCGAGTTCGTCCAGTTTCACCCGACCGGAATGGTCGGCGCACGCTACGGCCAGGAGTGGGACGGGAGGCTCGTCACGGAAGCCGTTCGCGGCGAGGGCGGCCGACTCTACAACGTGGACGGCGAGCGGTTCATGGAGCGGTACTCGCCGGACCAGATGGAACTCGACGCCCGCGACGTGGTGGCCCGGGCGATCGCCCAGGAGCTACGAGAGGACAGAGGGACCGAGAACGGCGGGGTCTACCTCGACATCTCCCACCGCGATCCGGAGTACGTCAAAGAACGCCTCCCGACGATGTACGAGCGGTTCCAGTCGCTCGGCGTAGACATCACCGACGCGCCGATGGAGATCGCGCCGACCGCCCACTACACGATGGGCGGTGTCGACGTCGACTTCCGGACCGGCGAGACCGGCGTCGGGGGACTGTACGCGGTCGGCGAGACCGTGGCGGGTGTCCACGGTGCGAACCGTCTCGGCGGCAACTCCCTGGCCGAAACCGTCGCCATCGGCAAACTCGTCGGCGAACACGTCGGCGACCGCGTGACCGAGGCGGACGACGACCCCGACCTCCCCGACGGCCAGCGCGCGCTCGCCGAGCGGGAGTTTCGCGCGCTCGCTGCACTCGAGACCGCAGACGGCGACACCACCCCGCAGGAACTGCTCTCGGACCTCGGTGACCTGCTGTGGGACCACGCCGGAATCCTTCGAGACGAGGGGAGTCTCGAGGAGGGCCGACGGAAGCTCGCCACGCTTCGCGACCGAACGGCCGACCTCCGGGTCGAGGGCGACCGGACGTCCCAGTCGTTCGAGTTCGCCGTCGACCTCGCGTTCAGCCTCACCATGGCGGACGCGATACTCCGGGCGGCGACAGAGCGCACCGAGTCTCGCGGCGCACATCATCGCACCGACTATCCCGAGACCGACCCGTCCTGGCGAGCGAATCTCACGATCACCGACGATGGCACCGGAATGACGCTTCGCCGCCGCGGCGTCGCCGAACCCAGCGACGCCGTCCA
- a CDS encoding heavy metal translocating P-type ATPase, translating to MSEQEPPASASTDGSTRILELSVPEMDCPSCAGKVTNSVERLDGIEGLEARVAAGTLIVEYDPDVVSDADVRDRVEAAGYVVESSETELALSVPEMDCPSCATKVENALEDVPGVSDVETQPAAGRVTATVSGGASDTETAISAIESAGYEATPLDGGGDRFRDPNEVWTSRRAGTTAIGAVLVVTGLALRFLFPTVDPALFTLAGRSFAVSHVLFVVAAAIAGAPIVRNGYYSARNRSLDIDFLMTVGILASVATHHPFEGATLAVLFSVAELLERFSMDRARDSLRELIDLSPETATVLRDDGTEETVPAETVEAGDVVVVRPGEKIPADGVVREGESAVNQAPITGESVPVDKTPGEEVFAGTITESGYLEVEVTSDAADSTISRIVRLVESAERERTDREQFVERFADVYTPIVVALAILVAAGPPLVVGASWNTWFLRGLTLLVIACPCAFVISTPVSVVSGITSAARNGVLIKGGRYLEAAGESDVLAIDKTGTLTTGDLSVTDVVALEGVDEETVLRRASALERRSEHPIGEAIVAHAADRGIGGDVAVDDFEALTGRGVSGDVDGVTHYVGKPDLFDGLGLDLEHAHVTTDGGRLLESANQQCDEGDCLNVLEDAVEKLEREGKTAVLVGTDDRLLGVVGVADAVRPDASWAVSRLQAQGVRVVMLTGDNEGTARAIAQAVGIDEYHAELLPEEKLEEIRRLEDERGDVVMVGDGINDAPALATATVGVAMGAAGTDTALETADVALMGDDLTRLPYLYRLARKANGVIRQNIWSSLAVKAVLAAGAPFGIVTVVHAVVVGDMGMSLGVTGNAMRLSNVEPETPDGGGD from the coding sequence ATGAGCGAGCAGGAACCACCAGCCTCGGCGTCGACGGACGGCTCGACGCGAATTCTCGAGCTGTCGGTCCCGGAGATGGACTGTCCGTCCTGTGCGGGGAAGGTGACGAACAGCGTCGAGCGACTCGACGGGATCGAGGGGCTCGAGGCGCGCGTGGCGGCCGGCACCCTGATCGTCGAGTACGACCCCGACGTCGTCAGCGACGCGGACGTTCGCGACCGCGTCGAGGCGGCGGGATACGTCGTCGAGTCGAGCGAGACCGAACTGGCGCTGTCGGTCCCGGAGATGGACTGTCCCTCGTGTGCGACCAAAGTCGAGAACGCACTCGAGGACGTCCCCGGCGTCTCGGACGTCGAGACCCAGCCGGCGGCCGGCCGGGTTACCGCCACGGTCTCCGGCGGGGCGAGCGACACCGAGACCGCGATTTCGGCGATCGAGAGCGCCGGCTACGAGGCGACGCCGCTCGACGGCGGCGGCGATCGGTTCCGCGACCCGAACGAGGTCTGGACGAGTCGTCGGGCCGGCACGACGGCGATCGGTGCCGTCCTGGTCGTGACGGGACTCGCCCTGCGATTTCTCTTCCCCACGGTCGATCCCGCGCTCTTTACGCTCGCCGGCCGGTCGTTCGCCGTCTCGCACGTCCTCTTCGTCGTCGCGGCCGCGATCGCCGGCGCGCCGATCGTCCGCAACGGCTACTACTCGGCGCGCAACCGCAGTCTCGACATCGACTTCCTGATGACCGTCGGGATCCTCGCCTCCGTGGCGACCCACCACCCCTTCGAGGGGGCCACCCTCGCGGTGCTTTTCAGCGTCGCCGAACTGCTCGAGCGGTTCTCGATGGACCGCGCCAGGGACTCGCTGCGGGAACTGATCGACCTCTCGCCGGAGACGGCGACGGTCCTGCGAGACGACGGCACCGAGGAGACGGTGCCAGCGGAGACGGTCGAGGCGGGCGACGTGGTCGTCGTCCGGCCGGGCGAGAAGATTCCGGCCGACGGCGTCGTCCGCGAGGGCGAGAGTGCGGTCAACCAGGCCCCGATCACCGGCGAGAGCGTTCCCGTCGACAAGACGCCCGGTGAGGAGGTCTTCGCCGGGACGATCACCGAGTCGGGCTACCTCGAGGTCGAGGTCACGAGCGACGCGGCCGACTCGACGATCTCGCGGATCGTCAGATTAGTCGAGTCGGCGGAACGCGAGCGGACCGACCGCGAGCAGTTCGTCGAGCGATTCGCCGACGTCTACACGCCGATCGTCGTCGCGCTGGCGATCCTCGTCGCCGCGGGGCCGCCGCTGGTCGTCGGTGCGTCCTGGAACACGTGGTTCCTGCGGGGGCTGACGCTGCTGGTCATCGCGTGTCCCTGTGCGTTCGTCATCAGTACGCCCGTCAGCGTCGTCTCCGGGATCACGAGCGCCGCCCGAAACGGCGTCCTGATCAAGGGCGGTCGCTACCTCGAGGCGGCAGGCGAGAGCGACGTCCTGGCGATCGACAAGACGGGGACGCTGACGACCGGCGACCTCTCCGTGACCGACGTCGTCGCCCTCGAGGGCGTCGACGAGGAGACGGTGCTCCGGCGTGCGAGCGCCCTCGAGCGGCGCAGCGAACACCCGATCGGCGAGGCGATCGTCGCCCACGCGGCCGACCGCGGGATCGGCGGGGACGTCGCGGTCGACGACTTCGAGGCCCTGACCGGCCGGGGCGTCAGCGGTGACGTCGACGGTGTGACCCACTACGTCGGCAAGCCCGACCTCTTCGACGGCCTCGGACTGGACCTCGAGCACGCACACGTGACGACCGACGGCGGGCGACTCCTCGAGTCGGCCAACCAGCAGTGCGACGAGGGCGACTGCCTGAACGTCCTCGAGGACGCCGTCGAGAAACTCGAGCGCGAGGGGAAGACGGCGGTCCTCGTCGGTACCGACGACCGACTGCTCGGCGTCGTCGGCGTCGCCGACGCAGTCCGCCCCGACGCGTCGTGGGCCGTCTCCCGGCTGCAAGCGCAGGGCGTCCGCGTCGTGATGCTCACCGGTGACAACGAGGGGACGGCCCGCGCGATCGCCCAGGCGGTCGGCATCGACGAGTACCACGCCGAACTGCTGCCGGAGGAGAAACTCGAGGAGATCCGCCGCCTCGAGGACGAACGCGGCGACGTCGTCATGGTCGGCGACGGGATAAACGACGCGCCCGCGCTCGCGACGGCCACCGTCGGCGTCGCGATGGGAGCCGCCGGCACGGACACCGCACTCGAGACGGCCGACGTCGCGCTCATGGGTGACGACCTCACGCGCCTGCCGTACCTCTACCGACTCGCCCGGAAGGCAAACGGCGTGATCAGACAGAACATCTGGTCGAGTCTGGCGGTGAAAGCCGTCCTCGCCGCCGGTGCGCCGTTCGGGATCGTGACGGTGGTCCACGCGGTCGTCGTCGGCGACATGGGGATGAGCCTCGGCGTGACGGGCAACGCGATGCGCCTCTCGAACGTCGAACCCGAGACGCCCGACGGGGGCGGCGACTAG